One segment of Comamonas thiooxydans DNA contains the following:
- a CDS encoding IS5 family transposase: MSLSLHSKSRYRTNNWKQYNAALKARGSLTFWLDKCMSWFAAISGKRGRSPQFSDTAIQFCLTIKNLFGLGLRQTVGVVQSLLALSGLPWPVPDFSTLCRRQRSLDVQVAYRLSSDRLNLLLDSTGIKFLGGQWCKLHIGIDAQMLLVRVICVTSNNVSDAVVPHLLAQLPADESLLSVTGDAAYDAQPVYAAGMMRNAMPIIPARKNAWMRKGAAFVHRNAAIAACRRFGRKLWKSWSGYHQHSLAETKMHCIKRLGERVMSRTFERQVNELHIRAAILNRFTELGCPQAVAVA; the protein is encoded by the coding sequence ATGAGTCTGTCTCTGCATTCCAAGTCCCGCTATCGCACAAACAACTGGAAGCAGTACAACGCTGCGCTCAAAGCGCGAGGCTCCCTGACTTTCTGGTTGGACAAGTGCATGTCATGGTTTGCCGCCATCAGCGGCAAGCGCGGGCGTAGCCCGCAGTTCTCGGATACAGCTATCCAGTTCTGCCTGACCATCAAGAACCTGTTTGGCTTGGGCTTGCGACAGACCGTCGGCGTTGTGCAATCGCTGTTGGCTTTGTCTGGACTGCCATGGCCTGTTCCGGACTTCAGTACGCTATGTCGTAGACAACGCAGTCTGGATGTGCAAGTAGCGTATCGCCTCAGTTCGGATAGGCTGAATTTGCTGCTCGACTCCACGGGTATCAAGTTCCTGGGCGGTCAATGGTGCAAGCTGCACATCGGCATTGATGCCCAGATGCTGCTGGTGCGAGTCATATGCGTGACCTCCAACAACGTCAGCGATGCGGTGGTGCCGCATTTGTTGGCACAACTGCCAGCGGATGAGTCATTGCTGAGCGTTACCGGTGATGCTGCCTATGACGCACAGCCTGTGTATGCCGCAGGGATGATGCGCAATGCCATGCCCATCATCCCTGCGCGAAAGAATGCCTGGATGCGCAAAGGCGCTGCCTTTGTGCACCGCAATGCGGCGATTGCCGCATGCAGGCGCTTTGGACGCAAGTTATGGAAGAGTTGGAGTGGCTATCACCAGCACAGCCTGGCGGAGACCAAGATGCACTGCATTAAACGCCTGGGCGAGCGGGTCATGTCTAGAACCTTCGAGCGCCAGGTCAACGAACTGCACATCCGAGCCGCCATTCTCAATCGGTTCACTGAACTGGGCTGTCCGCAAGCGGTAGCGGTGGCATAG